One window of Catonella massiliensis genomic DNA carries:
- a CDS encoding ATP-binding cassette domain-containing protein has protein sequence MKLISKENKFKLAICLFFSILGDVFIMQALLGMSNVMDMAVKLKTDGIVKEILLTTLYLVCQWGCSYMKMKFCQKFMYDTRDSILLSIIKSLFRLPLSKVKEKNSDYYMSLLNNDIEDFRTGYLWGVFGILSYSTSVIVAAITLLRVHYFMLIATVILTIIPILVSKMMTGKTISINKERTAANEAYLSRLQEMVKGLDVIKRSNNSESYASVFEKANSRRSNSYKNYGVVTNMIWMTMYSIGSINQLLLIGICAFLITKNIIEPGLIVATTSGFAIFSDAFSNAIENGVEMKSAKVFLDKFRPYLGKNNEIADNESLAIRKSERDKASIDIENLSFAYDDKRIFDEFSLNIDSGEIVAITGESGSGKSTLINLLLKSFKGYSGKIKYDNEELRDIKEDELYSKVYLVPQDSFIFKSSLYDNVTMFNGNSEGDKERFRDIIEKVNLKKFMELHKDDELNPDEMSGGEKKRVSIARALFNNPEIIILDEPTSDLDPENKGIVNDIIFSLKDKTRLVVTHDWAEEYLEKFDKVVRL, from the coding sequence ATGAAATTGATTAGTAAAGAGAATAAATTTAAGTTAGCTATATGTTTGTTTTTCTCTATATTAGGGGATGTATTTATAATGCAGGCTCTTCTTGGCATGAGTAATGTTATGGATATGGCGGTAAAACTTAAAACAGATGGCATAGTTAAAGAGATACTGCTTACTACACTCTATCTTGTCTGTCAATGGGGCTGCAGCTATATGAAAATGAAATTCTGCCAGAAGTTTATGTATGATACCAGAGATAGTATTTTACTTAGTATAATTAAGAGCTTGTTTAGATTACCTCTTTCAAAGGTTAAAGAAAAAAATTCTGACTATTATATGAGTTTATTGAATAATGATATCGAGGATTTTAGGACTGGGTATCTTTGGGGAGTGTTTGGTATATTGTCATATTCTACTTCTGTGATAGTCGCTGCTATTACACTATTAAGAGTACATTATTTTATGCTGATAGCTACAGTAATTCTGACAATTATTCCTATATTGGTAAGTAAGATGATGACAGGTAAAACAATCAGCATAAATAAAGAGAGGACTGCTGCAAATGAGGCATACTTAAGCAGGTTACAGGAAATGGTAAAGGGCTTAGATGTTATTAAAAGGTCAAATAATTCTGAGTCTTATGCCAGTGTTTTTGAGAAAGCCAATAGCAGACGTTCTAATTCATATAAGAATTATGGTGTAGTTACTAATATGATATGGATGACTATGTATAGCATAGGAAGTATTAATCAGTTATTGCTTATCGGAATATGTGCTTTTCTAATAACAAAAAATATAATTGAACCTGGACTTATAGTAGCAACAACATCAGGCTTTGCTATTTTTTCAGATGCCTTTTCAAATGCAATTGAAAATGGTGTTGAAATGAAATCAGCAAAGGTATTTTTAGATAAATTCAGACCTTATTTAGGTAAGAACAATGAAATTGCTGATAATGAAAGTTTAGCTATAAGAAAAAGTGAACGAGACAAGGCTTCGATAGATATAGAAAATCTTAGCTTTGCTTATGATGATAAAAGGATATTTGATGAATTTTCGTTAAATATTGATAGTGGTGAAATAGTTGCTATCACAGGTGAAAGTGGTTCCGGAAAGTCTACTTTAATCAATCTATTGCTTAAGTCTTTTAAGGGATACAGTGGTAAAATTAAGTATGATAATGAGGAGTTAAGGGACATTAAAGAAGATGAGCTATACAGTAAGGTCTACTTAGTCCCTCAGGATAGCTTTATATTTAAGTCATCATTATATGATAATGTTACTATGTTTAATGGTAATTCAGAGGGCGATAAGGAGAGATTTAGGGATATAATTGAAAAGGTAAATTTAAAGAAATTTATGGAATTACATAAGGATGATGAACTAAATCCTGACGAAATGTCAGGAGGAGAGAAAAAGAGGGTATCTATAGCAAGGGCATTGTTTAACAACCCTGAAATCATCATTTTAGATGAACCGACATCTGACTTGGATCCGGAAAACAAGGGGATTGTAAACGATATCATATTTAGCCTTAAAGATAAAACGAGGCTCGTAGTTACCCACGACTGGGCAGAAGAGTATTTGGAGAAGTTTGATAAGGTTGTGAGGTTATAA
- the pepF gene encoding oligoendopeptidase F, which translates to MENKLPKRSEVDVELTWKLEDIFASESEWEKALSEAKSLADELAGYAGKVAESAETLYKVLEIYEKDSLIMHKVYGYAFKSRDVDTTSTSAQTLYSKSMSAGVEISEKLAFLEPEIIAVDDATLEKFYGEKPELDKYKIYITEVRRGREHSLSPELEKLLAGTNELADLPYEGFATLGNADLKFPEITNEKGEKIQITNGRFVPLEESKDRRVRKEVFEKYYETFGSFKNTWATLYAGQVKQLMFYARARKYSSTLEAAVDGNNVSPEVYKNLVEAVNDNLDKMHRYVRLRKKLLELDELHMYDIYVPIVKDYDAKYTIDEAKELVLKAVEPLGTNYVNLIKKAFAERWIDVVENEGKRNGAYSSGVYGVHPFVLLNFNGTLDNVFTLAHEMGHAMHSYFSNEAQNFLDSRYRIFVAEVASTTNEVLLMEYMLKNAKDNKERAYLLNHYMDSFKGTVFRQTMFAEFEKTSNEMAESGEPLTHENLTELYLNLNKKYYGEAMISDDLIGYEWMRIPHFYYNFYVYQYATGFSAAVAIANRVLKEGETAVSDYMKFLSSGCTKDPVSLLRIAGVDMATKEPINSALQVFERVIEEMEELTK; encoded by the coding sequence ATGGAAAATAAATTGCCAAAGAGAAGTGAGGTAGATGTAGAACTCACTTGGAAGCTAGAAGATATCTTTGCTTCTGAAAGTGAATGGGAAAAAGCATTGTCAGAGGCGAAGTCTTTAGCGGATGAATTAGCAGGTTATGCAGGAAAGGTAGCTGAATCTGCAGAGACCTTATATAAGGTTCTTGAAATATATGAAAAAGACAGCTTGATTATGCATAAGGTTTATGGCTATGCATTTAAGTCGAGGGATGTAGATACAACCTCCACCTCTGCACAGACTCTTTATTCAAAGTCTATGTCAGCCGGTGTGGAAATATCTGAAAAGCTTGCCTTTTTAGAGCCTGAAATCATCGCTGTGGATGATGCTACATTGGAGAAGTTCTATGGTGAGAAGCCTGAACTTGACAAATATAAGATATACATAACTGAGGTTAGAAGAGGTAGGGAGCATTCGCTAAGCCCTGAACTTGAAAAACTACTTGCAGGAACCAATGAACTTGCGGATCTTCCTTATGAGGGCTTTGCAACCCTTGGCAATGCAGATCTCAAATTCCCTGAGATAACTAATGAAAAGGGAGAGAAGATACAGATTACAAACGGAAGATTTGTTCCTCTTGAAGAAAGCAAGGACAGAAGGGTTCGTAAAGAAGTATTTGAGAAGTACTATGAGACTTTTGGAAGTTTTAAGAATACTTGGGCAACTTTATATGCAGGACAGGTCAAACAGCTTATGTTCTATGCAAGAGCTAGAAAGTACTCTTCAACATTAGAAGCAGCTGTTGATGGCAACAATGTATCGCCTGAGGTGTATAAAAACCTTGTAGAGGCAGTAAATGACAATCTTGACAAGATGCATAGATATGTAAGGCTTAGAAAGAAACTCTTAGAACTTGATGAGCTTCATATGTACGATATCTATGTGCCTATAGTTAAGGACTATGATGCAAAGTACACTATTGATGAGGCTAAGGAGTTAGTCCTTAAGGCTGTAGAGCCTCTTGGCACCAACTATGTAAACCTCATAAAGAAGGCATTTGCAGAGCGCTGGATAGATGTAGTGGAGAATGAAGGAAAGCGTAATGGAGCTTATTCTTCAGGTGTTTACGGGGTACATCCTTTTGTTCTTCTTAACTTTAACGGAACCCTTGACAATGTATTCACCTTAGCTCATGAGATGGGACATGCAATGCATTCCTATTTCTCAAACGAGGCTCAGAATTTCCTTGACTCAAGATATAGAATCTTTGTTGCGGAAGTTGCTTCCACTACAAATGAAGTGCTTCTTATGGAGTACATGCTTAAGAATGCAAAGGACAACAAGGAAAGAGCATATCTTCTTAACCATTATATGGACAGCTTCAAGGGAACTGTATTCAGACAGACCATGTTTGCAGAGTTTGAGAAGACTTCTAATGAAATGGCTGAAAGTGGAGAGCCTCTTACACATGAGAACCTTACAGAGCTTTATTTGAATTTGAATAAGAAGTATTACGGCGAGGCTATGATTAGCGATGACCTCATAGGCTATGAGTGGATGAGGATACCTCATTTCTACTACAATTTCTATGTATATCAGTATGCAACAGGCTTCTCAGCTGCAGTTGCCATTGCTAACCGTGTACTAAAAGAGGGTGAGACTGCTGTAAGTGACTATATGAAGTTCTTAAGCAGTGGCTGTACCAAGGATCCTGTAAGCCTCCTTAGGATTGCAGGAGTTGATATGGCAACCAAAGAGCCAATCAACTCAGCTCTTCAGGTATTTGAAAGAGTTATAGAGGAAATGGAAGAACTCACAAAATAA
- a CDS encoding phospho-sugar mutase translates to MDDKKLYEEWLTSPVFDEATKAELKAIAGNDAEIRDRFYKDLEFGTGGLRGIVGAGTNRMNLYTVRRATQGLAKYIISKGVQSKGVAISYDSRHFSPEFAEAAALTLNANGIKSYLFDALRPTPELSYAVRELKCTAGIMVTASHNPPEYNGYKVYWDDGCQITPPVDKDIIDLVKSTDFSDIKTMDKEEAVKAGLFHMIGADIDDKYVAELKKLILSPEVIKKQAENLKIVYTPFHGTGNVPVQRMLKELGFKQVYIVKEQEEPDGDFTTLDYPNPEDEKAFTLALKLAKEKDADIVLANDPDADRLGVYAKDKKTGNYIQFTGNMSGMLLAEYELSIKKERGLLKDDSTLITTIVSTNLAFKIAEYYKIHLIEVLTGFKFIGQQIKGFEEKGKGTYEFGFEESYGCLIGTHARDKDGIMAVVALCEAAAYYMDKGLTLWDQMVNMYEKYGYFKEGIYTMTLAGEDGAKRINEILDNLRKNPPTELAGYKVVKTRDYENDVVKDLATGETTTTGLPKSNVLYFDMTDDAWFCVRPSGTEPKIKFYAGIKGNSLEDADEKLKKVLTELKKLGD, encoded by the coding sequence ATGGACGACAAGAAACTTTATGAAGAGTGGTTGACAAGCCCGGTATTTGATGAGGCTACTAAGGCTGAACTTAAAGCTATAGCCGGCAATGATGCAGAAATCAGAGACAGATTCTATAAGGATCTCGAATTTGGTACAGGTGGACTAAGAGGTATAGTAGGGGCAGGTACTAACCGCATGAATCTTTATACTGTAAGAAGAGCAACACAGGGACTTGCAAAGTACATCATAAGTAAGGGTGTTCAAAGTAAGGGAGTAGCTATTTCTTATGATTCCAGACATTTTTCGCCAGAATTTGCAGAAGCAGCGGCACTTACTCTTAATGCAAATGGCATTAAGTCATATCTTTTTGATGCGCTCCGTCCAACACCTGAGCTTTCTTACGCAGTTAGAGAGCTTAAGTGTACCGCAGGAATAATGGTAACAGCCAGTCATAACCCACCGGAATATAATGGCTATAAGGTATATTGGGATGATGGCTGCCAGATAACACCTCCTGTAGATAAGGATATAATTGACCTTGTTAAGTCAACAGATTTTTCTGATATAAAGACTATGGATAAGGAAGAGGCTGTAAAAGCTGGTCTTTTCCATATGATTGGCGCCGATATAGATGACAAGTATGTGGCTGAACTTAAGAAGCTCATTCTCAGCCCTGAAGTGATTAAAAAACAGGCAGAGAATCTTAAGATTGTATACACTCCTTTCCATGGAACAGGAAATGTGCCTGTACAGAGGATGCTTAAGGAGCTTGGCTTTAAGCAGGTTTACATAGTTAAGGAGCAGGAAGAGCCTGATGGAGACTTCACCACACTTGACTATCCAAATCCGGAGGATGAGAAGGCTTTCACTCTTGCACTGAAGCTTGCAAAGGAGAAGGATGCGGATATTGTGCTTGCAAATGACCCTGATGCAGACCGTCTTGGCGTGTATGCAAAGGATAAAAAGACAGGAAATTATATACAATTTACAGGTAATATGTCAGGTATGCTTCTTGCAGAGTATGAGCTTTCAATCAAGAAAGAAAGAGGACTGCTTAAAGATGACAGTACCCTTATTACAACAATAGTTTCTACAAATCTTGCATTTAAGATAGCTGAGTACTACAAGATTCATCTGATTGAGGTATTGACAGGATTTAAGTTCATAGGCCAGCAGATTAAGGGATTTGAAGAAAAGGGCAAGGGCACCTATGAATTTGGATTCGAGGAAAGCTATGGCTGTCTCATAGGAACACATGCAAGAGATAAAGATGGTATTATGGCAGTTGTAGCTCTTTGTGAGGCTGCTGCCTACTATATGGATAAGGGGCTTACTCTTTGGGATCAGATGGTAAATATGTATGAGAAATACGGATATTTCAAAGAGGGAATCTATACCATGACTCTTGCAGGAGAAGACGGTGCAAAGCGCATCAATGAAATCCTTGACAATCTCCGTAAGAACCCTCCTACTGAGCTTGCAGGCTACAAGGTAGTTAAAACAAGAGATTATGAAAATGATGTAGTAAAGGATTTGGCTACAGGAGAGACCACCACTACAGGACTTCCTAAGTCAAATGTGCTTTACTTTGATATGACAGATGATGCCTGGTTCTGCGTAAGACCATCAGGAACAGAGCCTAAGATTAAATTCTATGCAGGTATTAAGGGAAACAGCTTAGAGGATGCTGATGAGAAGCTTAAAAAGGTACTTACAGAACTTAAAAAATTAGGGGATTAA
- a CDS encoding peptidase U32 family protein, which produces MKKPELLIPASCLEVLKLAIKYGADAVYIGGEMYGLRAKAKNFSKEDMTEGIRYAHEKGKKVFVTANITAHDKDLEGVKEYFKELKEIKPDAIIISDPGVFMLAKEIAPEIDIHISTQANNVNYADFNFWYGLGATRVVSARELSLAEIAEIRNHIPEDKEIETFVHGAMCMAYSGRCLLSNYMTGRDANQGACTHPCRWKYHVVEENRPGEYMPIEENERGTYIFNSKDLCMIDYVPELVKAGIDSFKIEGRMKTALYVATVARTYRKAIDDWFESAALYEANKGWYAQEIKKCTYRNFTTGFFFDKPDSDSQIYDNNTYVTGCKYYGYIDKVNEDGSAVFEQKNKFSVGDKIQIMKADGRDINATVLHMWDENGVEIESCPHPQAIVKIKFDTEVEVMDIMRSVDAE; this is translated from the coding sequence ATAAAAAAACCGGAACTGTTAATACCTGCAAGCTGTCTTGAAGTGCTTAAGCTTGCAATAAAATATGGCGCTGATGCTGTTTACATTGGCGGTGAGATGTATGGACTAAGAGCTAAGGCTAAGAATTTCTCTAAGGAGGATATGACAGAAGGTATTAGATATGCTCACGAAAAAGGAAAGAAAGTCTTTGTTACAGCCAATATCACAGCCCATGATAAAGATTTGGAGGGTGTTAAAGAGTATTTTAAAGAGCTTAAAGAGATTAAGCCTGACGCAATCATAATCTCAGACCCGGGCGTGTTTATGCTTGCTAAAGAGATAGCACCTGAGATAGATATTCATATAAGTACACAGGCGAACAATGTTAATTATGCGGATTTTAATTTTTGGTATGGGCTTGGAGCCACCAGAGTAGTATCTGCAAGAGAGTTATCGCTTGCAGAAATTGCGGAGATTAGAAATCACATACCGGAGGACAAAGAAATAGAGACCTTTGTACACGGAGCTATGTGTATGGCTTACTCCGGAAGGTGTCTCCTCTCAAACTATATGACGGGAAGAGACGCCAATCAGGGAGCCTGTACCCACCCTTGCAGGTGGAAGTACCATGTTGTGGAGGAGAACAGACCGGGCGAATATATGCCTATAGAGGAGAATGAAAGAGGAACCTATATATTTAACTCTAAAGACCTCTGTATGATAGACTATGTGCCTGAGCTTGTTAAGGCGGGTATAGACAGCTTTAAGATAGAAGGACGTATGAAGACCGCTCTGTATGTAGCTACAGTAGCCAGAACTTATAGAAAGGCTATTGATGACTGGTTTGAGTCGGCGGCATTATATGAGGCAAACAAAGGCTGGTATGCACAAGAGATTAAAAAATGCACCTACCGTAATTTTACTACAGGATTTTTCTTTGACAAGCCTGACAGCGATTCACAGATATATGATAACAATACCTATGTGACAGGATGTAAGTATTATGGGTACATTGACAAGGTAAATGAAGACGGAAGCGCTGTATTTGAACAGAAGAACAAATTCAGCGTTGGGGATAAGATTCAGATTATGAAGGCTGATGGCAGGGATATTAATGCCACCGTGCTTCATATGTGGGATGAAAATGGAGTAGAAATTGAATCCTGCCCACACCCTCAGGCTATTGTCAAAATCAAGTTTGACACAGAGGTTGAGGTTATGGATATAATGCGCAGTGTAGATGCAGAATAG
- a CDS encoding O-methyltransferase — MVEHERFESFLESLPESLPKHLVDLEIENIKEGIPIIRKGGERLIRFMLELKKPVNILEVGTATGFSALLMLEYIGKEAKITTIERMEERAAKAEENFKKYDKRGQITLIKGDALDVLSELTANGNEYDFIFMDAAKGQYINFFENIKKLLSNGGILVTDNMLQEGRLLDSRYTVVRRERTIHQRMREYVNVLATDKELETMFLETGDGMAVSVKK, encoded by the coding sequence ATGGTGGAGCACGAGAGATTTGAGAGCTTTTTAGAAAGTCTGCCTGAATCCCTGCCCAAACATCTTGTAGACTTAGAGATAGAGAATATTAAAGAAGGCATTCCCATTATAAGAAAGGGAGGAGAACGCCTCATTAGATTTATGCTGGAGCTAAAAAAGCCTGTAAATATACTTGAAGTAGGTACTGCTACAGGTTTTTCAGCATTGCTTATGCTTGAGTATATTGGTAAAGAAGCTAAAATAACTACCATTGAGAGAATGGAAGAAAGGGCAGCAAAGGCAGAGGAAAACTTTAAGAAATATGACAAGAGGGGTCAGATAACCCTTATAAAAGGGGATGCTCTGGATGTCTTATCTGAACTTACGGCAAATGGCAATGAGTACGACTTTATATTTATGGATGCCGCAAAAGGACAGTATATCAACTTTTTTGAAAATATTAAAAAGCTCCTTTCTAATGGAGGAATACTCGTTACAGATAATATGCTTCAAGAGGGAAGACTTCTTGATTCAAGATATACTGTGGTTAGGAGGGAGAGAACAATTCACCAAAGAATGAGAGAGTATGTAAATGTCCTCGCTACAGACAAAGAGCTAGAGACCATGTTTCTTGAAACGGGAGATGGCATGGCAGTATCTGTTAAAAAGTAA
- a CDS encoding endolytic transglycosylase MltG yields the protein MAASRRTERIVLNIFGAVIHIFLNIIFYLVIIYLVVKASHYAYNFAYQVFGSVSVTKDSGYTTELVINKGESTMDIAKSLDAKKIIANKYSFYLRAKLTKQNILPGTYTVSSDMDYDAIFKVITTPNKATEKSTDKDVKKSTEKTKDKTTEKNK from the coding sequence TTGGCCGCGAGTAGAAGAACAGAAAGAATTGTGCTAAATATATTTGGGGCAGTTATACATATCTTTCTGAATATTATATTTTACCTGGTAATAATCTATCTGGTAGTTAAAGCAAGTCATTACGCCTATAATTTTGCTTATCAGGTGTTTGGCTCTGTATCTGTTACTAAGGATTCGGGATATACTACCGAGCTTGTTATAAACAAGGGTGAATCAACCATGGATATAGCAAAGTCTCTAGATGCAAAGAAGATTATTGCTAACAAGTATTCATTTTATTTGAGGGCAAAGCTAACCAAGCAGAATATTTTGCCGGGAACCTATACTGTTAGCAGTGATATGGATTATGATGCTATTTTTAAGGTCATAACTACTCCAAACAAGGCTACGGAAAAGTCCACAGACAAGGATGTAAAAAAGAGTACAGAAAAAACCAAAGATAAGACTACGGAGAAAAATAAATAA
- a CDS encoding ribonuclease J, translated as MNGLKIIPLGGLEHIGMNITAFEYEDSIIVVDCGMSFPEDDMLGIDCVIPNVSYLKKNIDKVKGFVITHGHEDHIGALPYILKDINVPVYATRLTVAILESKLSEKNMLKTTKRKIVKYGQSINLGCFRIEFIRTNHSISDAASLAIYSPVGIIVHTGDFKVDYTPVFGDPIDLQRFGEIGRKGVLALMCESTNVLKPGFTMSERSVGRTFDSIFSENKNNRIIVATFASNVDRVQQIINSAENFNRKVVVDGRSMVNIISIARELGYINLKENTLINIDQMKDYPDEQIVLITTGSQGEAMAALSRMAASIHKKVSIKPGDTIVFSSTPIPGNEKSVSRVINELYLKGAKVIFQDAHVSGHACQEEIKLMYSLVKPKFAIPIHGEYRHLVRHAELAEEMGIPKENIFILKNGNVLELKEDSGKVIDQVECKGIMVDGLGIGDVGNSVMRDRQKLSEDGLVIVTFAMEKGSNLLMSDAEIVTKGFIYVKESDTILKEALHTVNDALIKCQDKGITERNKIRNEIRDALSDFIWKQTKRSPMIITIIADIEY; from the coding sequence ATGAATGGTCTTAAGATTATACCTCTGGGAGGCCTTGAGCATATAGGAATGAATATAACCGCCTTTGAATACGAAGACAGCATTATTGTTGTTGATTGTGGTATGTCATTTCCTGAGGACGACATGCTTGGAATTGACTGTGTCATTCCAAATGTAAGCTATTTAAAAAAGAATATTGATAAAGTAAAAGGCTTTGTTATTACGCATGGTCACGAAGACCATATAGGTGCTCTTCCTTATATCTTAAAGGATATCAATGTACCTGTGTATGCAACAAGGCTTACAGTTGCTATACTTGAGAGTAAGTTAAGCGAAAAAAATATGCTTAAGACTACCAAGCGTAAGATAGTAAAATACGGCCAGTCCATCAATCTGGGCTGCTTTAGGATTGAATTTATAAGGACTAACCATAGCATCAGTGATGCGGCTTCGCTTGCAATATATTCTCCTGTAGGGATTATTGTACATACCGGAGACTTCAAGGTAGACTATACTCCTGTGTTTGGTGATCCTATTGATTTGCAGAGATTTGGAGAAATAGGCCGTAAGGGAGTTCTTGCACTTATGTGTGAGTCTACCAATGTTCTTAAGCCTGGATTTACTATGTCCGAGAGGTCTGTAGGAAGAACCTTTGACAGTATTTTTTCGGAAAATAAGAATAACAGGATTATAGTTGCAACCTTTGCTTCCAATGTGGACAGGGTTCAGCAGATAATCAATTCAGCAGAGAATTTTAACAGAAAAGTAGTTGTAGACGGAAGAAGCATGGTCAATATTATTTCCATTGCGAGAGAGCTAGGCTACATCAATCTCAAGGAAAATACACTTATAAATATTGACCAGATGAAGGACTATCCGGATGAACAGATTGTGCTTATTACTACAGGCAGTCAGGGAGAGGCCATGGCTGCACTTTCCAGGATGGCAGCTTCTATACACAAGAAAGTAAGCATAAAACCAGGGGATACCATAGTGTTTAGCTCAACTCCTATCCCAGGTAATGAAAAGTCTGTATCAAGGGTTATAAATGAGCTTTATTTAAAAGGAGCCAAGGTCATTTTCCAGGATGCCCACGTATCAGGACACGCCTGTCAGGAAGAAATCAAGCTTATGTATTCGCTTGTTAAGCCTAAGTTTGCTATTCCTATCCATGGAGAGTACAGACATCTGGTACGCCATGCTGAGCTTGCTGAAGAGATGGGCATACCAAAGGAGAACATCTTCATCTTAAAGAATGGTAATGTTCTTGAGCTTAAGGAAGATAGCGGGAAGGTTATAGACCAGGTAGAATGTAAGGGTATAATGGTTGACGGACTTGGCATAGGTGATGTAGGTAACTCAGTAATGAGGGACAGACAGAAGCTTTCCGAGGATGGACTTGTAATAGTTACATTTGCAATGGAGAAGGGCAGCAACCTTTTGATGTCTGACGCAGAAATCGTGACCAAGGGCTTTATCTATGTAAAAGAATCAGATACAATTCTTAAAGAAGCCCTGCATACTGTAAATGATGCCTTGATTAAGTGTCAGGATAAGGGGATAACTGAAAGAAATAAAATCAGAAATGAAATCAGGGATGCTTTAAGTGACTTTATATGGAAACAGACTAAGCGTTCACCTATGATTATTACTATCATTGCTGATATAGAGTATTAA
- a CDS encoding Fur family transcriptional regulator, with translation MQNEKGNEKFKALLKSNGLKVTGQRLAVLEVLQQRVDEHLTAEEIFDLVRNDHPDIGLATVYRTIQLLSDMGLIDKLSLDDGFTRYEIGKSSPSGHRHHHLICLNCNRVFSFEKDFMEPLENEINKLTGFKVVNHEVKLYGYCKDCQEAGIQD, from the coding sequence ATGCAAAACGAAAAAGGGAATGAGAAATTTAAGGCATTACTTAAGTCAAACGGATTGAAAGTTACAGGGCAGCGATTGGCTGTCCTTGAAGTGTTGCAGCAAAGAGTGGATGAACACCTTACTGCAGAAGAGATTTTTGATTTGGTAAGGAACGACCATCCTGATATTGGCTTGGCAACAGTTTATCGTACCATACAGCTGTTATCAGATATGGGACTTATAGACAAACTCAGTCTTGATGACGGATTTACCAGATATGAGATAGGAAAGTCGTCTCCAAGCGGACATAGGCATCACCACTTGATTTGCCTGAACTGCAATCGTGTATTTTCATTTGAAAAGGACTTTATGGAGCCTCTTGAAAATGAGATTAATAAGCTGACGGGATTTAAGGTTGTTAACCACGAGGTTAAACTGTACGGCTATTGCAAGGATTGTCAGGAAGCGGGTATACAGGACTGA
- a CDS encoding DUF1292 domain-containing protein, with protein MLENEELRTIDFVDEDGDNEELTVLCQTRLAGVNYLLVSDAEIEDLEDDDATVDVFIIKEEEVSEDGEDVLYKIVEDEKETLTVSKVFEEMMDDVDFEIDEE; from the coding sequence ATGTTAGAGAATGAAGAATTAAGAACTATTGATTTTGTTGATGAAGATGGTGACAACGAGGAGTTGACCGTACTCTGCCAGACTAGACTTGCAGGGGTGAACTATCTTCTTGTATCAGATGCTGAGATTGAAGATTTGGAAGATGATGATGCCACAGTTGATGTATTTATCATCAAGGAAGAAGAGGTATCTGAGGACGGAGAAGACGTTTTGTACAAGATTGTTGAGGATGAAAAAGAAACTCTTACAGTATCTAAAGTATTTGAAGAAATGATGGATGATGTGGATTTTGAAATAGACGAAGAATAA
- the ruvX gene encoding Holliday junction resolvase RuvX, producing the protein MRIMGLDLGSKTCGVAVSDGLGLTAQGLEVIRRKEENKLRQTLARITELAQEYEVCKIVLGYPKNMDGSVSKRCGLSEEFAKKLAKRTGIEVILWDERLTTVSAHEVMIEAGLKREEREKIVDKVAATFILEDYMNSNKN; encoded by the coding sequence ATGAGAATAATGGGCCTTGATTTGGGTTCAAAGACCTGTGGTGTGGCTGTTAGTGATGGACTTGGACTTACAGCACAGGGACTTGAAGTCATTAGGAGAAAAGAAGAAAATAAGCTAAGACAGACTCTTGCCAGAATTACCGAGCTTGCACAAGAGTATGAGGTGTGTAAGATAGTATTAGGTTATCCGAAAAATATGGATGGTTCTGTCAGTAAAAGGTGTGGGCTTTCTGAAGAATTTGCTAAGAAACTGGCAAAAAGAACCGGAATAGAAGTTATACTATGGGATGAGAGGCTTACGACGGTAAGTGCCCATGAAGTGATGATAGAAGCAGGGCTTAAGCGTGAAGAACGTGAAAAAATAGTTGATAAGGTCGCTGCAACTTTTATATTGGAAGATTATATGAATTCAAATAAAAATTAA
- a CDS encoding IreB family regulatory phosphoprotein: MPDLNNTQYFKEVTLAPEIEVGDVLKKVYEALNEKGYNPVNQLVGYIMSGDPTYITNHNNARSMIMKVERDELVEELMESYIESFTQTGKKSMFMGKR, encoded by the coding sequence GTGCCGGATTTGAATAATACACAGTATTTTAAAGAAGTGACATTAGCTCCTGAGATAGAAGTAGGGGATGTGCTTAAGAAAGTCTATGAGGCTCTCAATGAAAAGGGATATAACCCTGTCAATCAGCTCGTTGGGTATATTATGTCTGGGGACCCTACCTACATTACCAACCACAACAACGCAAGAAGTATGATAATGAAGGTTGAAAGAGATGAACTTGTAGAAGAGCTTATGGAGAGTTATATAGAATCTTTTACCCAAACAGGTAAGAAGTCTATGTTTATGGGCAAGAGATAA